ACGCCCGCACCGTGGCCCGGTACGGCTCGGGCAGGGCCGCGACGCGGTCCTTGTACACCCGGTACTGCTTCTTCTGTTCGAGGGGCCCCGTGAGCACCTCGATCCACCGTGCGGCCATGGTCACCGCTCTCCTTCGTGGAGCTGGTCGAGCCGGTCCGAGAGGAAGCTCCACGTCCTCCAGAACTCTTCGAGGTAGTCGCGCCCCCGTGCGTTGAGCGAGTAGACCTTGCGCGGCGGCCCCTTCTCCGAGGGGACCTTCTCGACGTCCACGAGACCGCGGCGTTCGACCCGCACGAGCAGTGCGTAGATCGTGCCCTCGGCGATGTCCTCGAAGCCGCGCTCGCGCAGCTCGGCCGTGATGTCGTACCCGTGCGCGGGCCGCCCGGAGAGGATCGCGAGCACGATTCCCTCGAGGATGCCCTTGAGCATCTCGGTCAGCTGCCCGTTCATCGAACCCCGCTTACTACTCAGCGATAATGACTACTGGTAGATAGTATCGCTGAGTACCGGCCGCGACAAGCCCCCGTGCTCGACGCTGCGCCACCTGCGCCCATCCACGGCCGCCCGCCCGATCCATCGGCCGGCCCGGCCACTCACGCCGACCACCCACGCCCGGCCACCCACACGGGGCCGTCCACGCCCGGCCACCCACGCGGGGCGCGCCCGCCCACGGCGGCCGAGCTGCGTCGTCCCCACGCATTGAGGGCGGGCACCCCACCACGGGGTACCCGCCCTCAGGCGCTTTCGGTGAGCGTCAGGCCTTCGTGCCCGCGCTCCGCAGCTGCCGGCACGCCTCGACGATCCGGGCGGCCATGCCGGCCTCGGCCAGCTTGCCCCAGGCGCGCGGGTCGTAGGCCTTCTTGTTGCCGACCTCGCCGTCGATCTTGAGCACGCCGTCGTAGTTCTTGAACATGTGCGTCACCACGGGGCGGGTGAACGCGTACTGGGTGTCGGTGTCGACGTTCATCTTGATCACACCGTTGTCGACCGCCTCGGCGATCTCCTCGGCCGAGGAGCCGGAGCCGCCGTGGAACACGAGGTCGAACGGGTTCTCCTTGCCGAGCTCGGCACCGACGGCGGCCTGGATCTCGCCCAGGAGCGCGGGACGCAGCTTGACGGCGCCCGGCTTGTACACGCCGTGGACGTTCCCGAAGGTCAGGGCCGTGAGGTAGCGGCCCTTCTCGCCCGAGCCGAGCGCACGCACGGTGGCCAGGCCGTCCTCGACGGTCGTGTAGAGCTTCTCGTTGATCTCGGCCTCGTGGCCGTCCTCCTCGCCACCGACGACGCCGACCTCGATCTCGAGGAGCGTGCGGGCGGCCTGGCTCAGCTCGAGCAGCTCCGCCGCGATCACGAGGTTCTCCTCGAGCGGGATGTTCGAGCCGTCGAACATGTGCGACTGGAAGGTCGGGTTCTTACCGGCCTTGACCTCGTCGACCTCGAGCTCGAGGAGCGGGCGCACCCAGGAGTCCAGGTTCTGCTTGGTGCAGTGGTCGGTGTGCAGCGCCACCGTGATCGGGTAGTTCTTCGCCACCTCGGCGGCGTAGGCCGCGAGCGCGCGCGTGCCGGCGACGCGGTTCTTGATCGTGGAGCCGGAGGCGTACTCGCCGCCGCCGACCGACACCTGCAGGATGCCGTCGGACTCGGCCTCGGCGAAGCCCTGGAGGGCTGCGGTGATGGTCTGCGAGGAGGTGATGTTGATGGCCGGGTAGGCGAACTTGCCTGCCTTCGCCCGGTCCAGCATGTCGGCGTACTGCTCGGGGGTTGCGATACCCATGGGGCCCTCTCAGTCGTGGGATGGGGGAATGCGAAGATTCGCCCCATTCTCCCATGAGCGCGCGCGTGGGCACCAACCGCTCGTATCCGCGTATGGACGACGCCCGCTCGCCCTGATCAGGAGTCCTCGCCGTGTTGGAGCATCCACGCCCACATGGCGATCCCGGCGGCCGCGCCGGCGTTGATCGAGCGGGTGGAGCCGTGCTGGGTGATGTGGAGCAGTTCGGCCGAGGCCTCGACGATCTCCCGGCTCAGCCCGGCCCCCTCCTCGCCGAAGACGAGCACGGCCTGCCGCGGCAGCGCCCGGTGCTCGAGCGGGACCGATCCGGGCAGGATGTCGATGCCGAGCACCACCCGGTCCGCGTCGCGCGCCCAGGCGAGGAAGTGCTCGACGTCGGGGTGGTGGAACACGTGCAGGTACCGGTCGGTGACCATCGCGCCGCGGCGGTTCCAGCGGCGCCGGCCGATGATGTGCACGGCGGCCACGTTGAACGCGTTCGCGGTGCGTACGACCGACCCGATATTGAAGTCCCGGCCCCAGTTCTCGATGGCGACGTGCAGCGGGGACCGGCGCGTGTCCAGGTCCGCGACGATCGCGGCCATGGTCCAGTACCGGTAGCGGTCGGCGACGTTGCGGCGGTCGCCGTGGGCGAGCAGGTCCCGGTCGTAGCGGGGATCCTCCGGCCACTCCGGCGGGCCGCCGGGCCACGGACCGACGCCGACCTCACGCTCGGGTTCAGCGGCAGACACCGGCTCAGCGGTCGGATCGGGCTCGACGGCCTGCTCGGGCTCGACGGTCGGGTGTGAGGATGACACGGCTCCAGTATGGCGACGTGCCTGCCGGCGCCCGCCCCCGTGGGGCTGGGTGGTCTCGATCGGCACCTCTAAGCTGGGGTCATGACGATCACAGCGTGGCTCACGGACATGGACGGCGTGCTCGTGCACGAATCGGTCGCCCTGCCGGGCGCTCCGGAATTCATCGCCCGGCTGCGCGAGCGGGAGGTCCCCTTCCAGATCCTCACGAACAACTCGATCTTCACGCCGCGCGACCTGGCGGCCCGGCTGCGGTCCTCGGGCATCGACGTCGACGAGTCCTCGCTGTGGACCTCGGCCCTCGCTACGGCCCGATTCCTCGCCGACCAGGCCGCCGGCGGCTCCGCCTACGTCATCGGTGAGGCCGGCCTGACCACCGCGCTGTACGAGCAGGGGTACATCCTCACCGATCACGACCCGGACTTCGTGGTGCTCGGGGAGACCCGCACCTACTCCTTCGAGGCGATCACCACGGCCATCCGGCTCATCGCCCGCGGGGCGCGCTTCATCGCCACGAACCCGGACGTCACCGGCCCCTCGCGGGAGGGGCCGCTGCCGGCGACCGGCTCGGTGGCGGCGATGATCACGGCGGCGACCGGGCGCCGTCCCTACTTCGTGGGCAAGCCGAACCCGGTGATGATCCGCACCGCGATGAACCGCATCTCCGCCCATTCCGAGCACACGGCCATGATCGGCGACCGGATGGACACCGACATCGTGGCCGGGATGGAGGCCGGGCTGCGCACCTACCTCGTGCTCACCGGCTCCACGAACGCCGAGGACGTCGGCCGCTTCCCGTACCGACCGAGCGAGATCCACCCGGGGATCGCGGACTTCATCGACCACATCTGACCCGGCTCGGCCGGTTCGTCCGGGCGTCGGGGCCGCCGCCCACGGCCGGCACGTGACGCATCACTCAGCATCCTCGCGGTTGCCATCGGGCCGGGATACGGGGTGGCCACCTAGAATGGCGAAGAGCAGTCGCCGCCCGCGTTCCCTCGCGTGGCCCTGTTCTCGCGCCCAGTCGTCCACGCCGCTCGCGTGGGCCCGCGCCCCGTGAATGCCGAGGAGTTCGCCCGTGCCCATCGCCATCCTGGCTCTTGCCCTGGGATCCTTCGGGATCGGCACCACCGAGTTCGTGATCATGGGCATGTTGCCCCAGGTGGGCGGAGATCTCGGCGTGGACGTGGCGACCGCCGGGCAGTACGTGTCCAGCTATGCGATCGGTGTGGTCGTCGGGGCGCCGCTGTTGACTGCCGCCACGGTGCGCCTTCCGCGCCGCTGGACGCTCGTCGGACTGCTCGGACTCTTCGTAGTGGGCAATCTGCTTTCCGCGCTCGCGCCCGGGCACCTGGCGTTGCTGGCCACCCGCT
The window above is part of the Pseudactinotalea sp. HY158 genome. Proteins encoded here:
- a CDS encoding PadR family transcriptional regulator, whose protein sequence is MNGQLTEMLKGILEGIVLAILSGRPAHGYDITAELRERGFEDIAEGTIYALLVRVERRGLVDVEKVPSEKGPPRKVYSLNARGRDYLEEFWRTWSFLSDRLDQLHEGER
- the fbaA gene encoding class II fructose-bisphosphate aldolase; this encodes MGIATPEQYADMLDRAKAGKFAYPAINITSSQTITAALQGFAEAESDGILQVSVGGGEYASGSTIKNRVAGTRALAAYAAEVAKNYPITVALHTDHCTKQNLDSWVRPLLELEVDEVKAGKNPTFQSHMFDGSNIPLEENLVIAAELLELSQAARTLLEIEVGVVGGEEDGHEAEINEKLYTTVEDGLATVRALGSGEKGRYLTALTFGNVHGVYKPGAVKLRPALLGEIQAAVGAELGKENPFDLVFHGGSGSSAEEIAEAVDNGVIKMNVDTDTQYAFTRPVVTHMFKNYDGVLKIDGEVGNKKAYDPRAWGKLAEAGMAARIVEACRQLRSAGTKA
- a CDS encoding TrmH family RNA methyltransferase — protein: MSAAEPEREVGVGPWPGGPPEWPEDPRYDRDLLAHGDRRNVADRYRYWTMAAIVADLDTRRSPLHVAIENWGRDFNIGSVVRTANAFNVAAVHIIGRRRWNRRGAMVTDRYLHVFHHPDVEHFLAWARDADRVVLGIDILPGSVPLEHRALPRQAVLVFGEEGAGLSREIVEASAELLHITQHGSTRSINAGAAAGIAMWAWMLQHGEDS
- a CDS encoding HAD-IIA family hydrolase — encoded protein: MTITAWLTDMDGVLVHESVALPGAPEFIARLREREVPFQILTNNSIFTPRDLAARLRSSGIDVDESSLWTSALATARFLADQAAGGSAYVIGEAGLTTALYEQGYILTDHDPDFVVLGETRTYSFEAITTAIRLIARGARFIATNPDVTGPSREGPLPATGSVAAMITAATGRRPYFVGKPNPVMIRTAMNRISAHSEHTAMIGDRMDTDIVAGMEAGLRTYLVLTGSTNAEDVGRFPYRPSEIHPGIADFIDHI